The DNA window TACGTGGTGCTGGACATGGACTACCGCGGCAGCGAGGGCTATGGCCGCGACTGGCGTACCGCGATCTACCGCAACATGGGCCACCCGGAGCTGGAGGATTACCAGGACGGCCTGGAATGGCTGGTGGCCAACCAGCAGGGCGACCGTGACCATGCCGGCATCTACGGCGGCTCGTACGGCGGCTTCATGACCTTCATGGCGCTGTTCCGTGCCCCGGGCACGTTCAAGGCCGGTGCCGCGCTGCGCCCGGTGGTGGACTGGCACCAGTACAACCACGGCTACACGTCCAACATCCTCAACACCCCGGACATCGACCCGGAGGCGTACCGCAAGTCGTCGCCGATTGAGTACGCCGAGGGCCTGCAGGACAACCTGCTGATCGCCCACGGGATGATGGATGACAACGTGTTCTTCCAGGACTCGGTGAACCTGACCCAGAAGCTGATCGAGCTGCACAAGGACAACTGGAGCATCGCGCCGTACCCGCTGGAACGTCACGGCTACGTGCGTGCCGATTCCTGGCTGGACCAGTACAAGCGCATTCTGAAGCTGTTCGAGACCACGCTGAAATAATTGCGGGCGCAGGATCATGGCTTTGACACGCATGGCGTGTCACTACGATCCTGGGTCGATTGCCCCTATGCTGTCTGCGGCCGCCTTGTGCGGCCGCAGGCTTTTTGGGCCTGCCCTTCCCCGCTCACCCCAGGACACCGGATGTCGACTGTTCCGCCCCCGCTGCAGCCCAAGGTGGCCCCGCGCGCCACGCATACCCCCGATGGGGCTCCCAAATTCCTTTCGCCGCTGGCCAAGTCGATCCTGGTGGTGTGCATCATCTCGGCGGTCTGCTGGGCCGGCGGCGCACTGGTGGCCCTGTTCCTGCATCAGTGGGACGACCTGCAGAGGTTCGTCGCCGAAACAGACCTGTCATGGATGCCACCATCCCTGCGCTGGTTCGGGCGGCACGCGGTGGCCATCAACCTGGCCATGCTGGCGGTCTGCGTGGCCGGTGCGGTCGCCTGCTGGGGCATGCTGCGCCGGTTGAAATGGGCGCTGCAGCTGTTCATCGTGCTGCTGGTGCTGACCGCGCTGCTGAACTTCTACGGTGCCTGGGTGGTGGATGACATCTTCCGCCAGCTGGTCCTGCACCTGCCGGCGGCGGTGGACGACATGGACCAGGGCGAGCTGCGCCGGGAACTGCAGGTGCAGCGTTTCCTGTACACCGGCATGGCACTGGCAACCGCGCTGGCGTTCGCGGTGCTGCACGGCTGGCTGCTGGTGCGGCTGGGCCGGCCGGATGTGAAGCGCTGGTTCGCGAAGGCGTGACGCAGCCGGGCAGCGCCCGGCTCTACTAGAATGTCGGCATGAACGAATTCGAGCGCGTCCGTCAGTACCTCACCGACCTGCAGGACCGTATCTGTGCGGCCATCGAGGCCGCCGACGGCCAGGCCCGGTTCGCCGAAGACCTGTGGCAGCGCGCCGAGGGCGGCGGTGGCCGGACCCGCATCCTGCGCGATGGCGCGGTGTTCGAGCAAGCCGGGATCGGCTTCTCCGACGTCTGCGGCACCCGCCTGCCGCCTTCGGCCTCGGCCAACCGGCCGGAATTGGCTGGCGCGTCCTGGCGCGCCACCGGGGTATCGCTGGTGTTCCACCCGCGCAACCCCTACCTGCCCACCACCCATGCCAACGTGCGCTACTTTCGCGCCGAGCGCGATGGCGTGGAAGTGGCCTCGTGGTTTGGTGGCGGTTTCGACCTGACCCCGTTCTACCCCTTCGACGAAGACGTGCAGCACTGGCACCAGACCGCCTTTGACCTGTGCGCGCCGTTCGGCCCGGAGCGCTACCCGGCGCACAAGCGCTGGTGCGACGAGTACTTCTTCCTGCGCCACCGCAATGAAACCCGCGGCGTGGGCGGGTTGTTCTTCGATGACCTGCACGGCGACTTCGAGCGCGACTTCGCTTACCTGCGCGCGGTGGGCGACGGCTTCCTGGACGCCTATCTGCCCATCGTGGAGCGGCGCAAGGATGCGGCATTCGGCGAGCGCGAGCGCGAATTCCAGCTGTACCGCCGCGGCCGCTATGTGGAATTCAACCTGGTGTACGACCGCGGCACGTTGTTCGGCCTGCAGAGCGGCGGCCGCAGCGAGAGCATCCTGATGAGCCTGCCCCCGCGCGTGCGCTGGGAGTATGGCTTCACCCCGGAACCGGGCAGCGCCGAAGCGGCGCTGGCCGATTACCTGGTGCCACGGGAGTGGCTAGGCAGCGCTGGTTAATGCCGGGATGAGACAGCGCTGATGCCCTGCGAGGACGTCAGCTGCTGCAGTTTGCCTTCCAGCTTGCGCATGCGCTTGAGATGCGCGTTGATCAACTGCTCCCGTTCCTTCAACAGTGCGGCTTTCTGCTTCTGGAGCTTGGCGAGTGCCTTCTCGGCACGGCGAACCTTCAGGGTCGCTTCCGGCACAGGATTGTCGTCGACATGAAGCCCACCGCTGATTGAGAACAAGGTCGGTGCAGAGGCATGGTCCTGTTGCACGGCCTGCAGTTCTCGCTGGCCGTGCAGGGTCTGCTCAGCCACTTCCAGCTCGGCCTCCATGCGCGCACCCTCTTCGGCAAGCATCGCCAGCTTCCGGTTCAACTCCTGCATGGTCGCGTGCGGCAGCGTGCCGGTAGCGCCGTGCTGTGGGCGCAGGTCGCCGTGGCTGAGCGTTCCTTGGGGTCGCTCCGGGTAGATCGTGCCCGATGGCGGGAGAGGTGACGCGTAGTTGTTCAACTGCGCGATTCTCAGCCCCAGACGTGGCGGAGACGTCGCAAGAGACGACGAACCGGAGGTCGAAGGCGAACTGGACAATGATGAAGGGGACGAGCCTGACGGAGAGCAGGCGATGGCCTCCCAGTATGGGGGAGGCAAGTCAATCGGGGCAGCAATGGGAGCGACGGGCATGAGCAAAGACATCCTGTTCGGCGCAGGGCCTGGAACAGGCACCCGCAGATACCTCATTGCAGCCACCCTCTGTGTTCAGCGCTTGCAGATTTCGATCACGTCTTCGCCGCATCGCCCGCAGACTTCGGCACGATGGTGATATGCCCGTTGATCTCCAGCAGGGCCAACGCGACGTCCTCGATTCGCAAGCAGCCTTGTTGGCGCATGGCCGCCTCCAGATCCGCCTGGGTGACCAGTTCGCGTTTGAGCACGGAAGGCAGCAACTGGCCATCGCGGGCGATCAGCACCGGCTCGCCTTCCACCAGGGTTTCGATCCGCCGGCTGCGCGTGGTCAACCAGCCGACGCCGTAGTTGAGCAGGATCAGCGTGGCTGCCAGCAGCAGGCCGCCGCCCAACGAGGTGTCCTGGCCCAGCAGGGCGTTCTGCACCGCGTTGCCGAGCAGGACGATCAGCAGCACGTCGAACGGGGTGATCTGGCCCAGCGCGCGCTTGCCGGACAGGCGCACCATGCCCAGCACCACGGTGTACACCACTACCGCGCGCAGGATGAATTCCCACCACGGCATGGCCAGGTTGAACAGGTCGGTCATGGGGGCCTCCGCCAGATACGAGTGGCGGGAGGATGAGGGGGAGCGGGGTGACGGGGGGATGAGGGCGGATCCGTAGGTACCACGCCCTGCGTGGTACGACCGCACGTAGCGCGTCATCGGTATCCGGACGCCCAAAATAAAAAGCCCCGCCGACCAGGGGGAGGTCAGCGGGGCCGGGGAACGGGCGCTTGGGGAGGAGCCCCCGTTCCGAGATCTGCTCCAGGGGATGGGAGAGATCCACAACAGGCGTTGCGCCTGTCGAGGTCTATAAAAGCACCTCGAACATTGATAGTTCGTGAAGGAAGCCCATTAATTCTTGGGAAAATTCAGAAAGATTCATCATCGAGTCAGATTCTGGCCTTCCACTGAACCAATTCAGCCATTTTCACGTCAAATGCGTCTCAATGCGCCTCGTCCCAGTTATCGCCGACCCCCGCATCCACCACCAGAGGCACCCGCAACTGCGCCGCAGACGACATCAGTTCCACCACCTGCGAACGCAAGGTTTCCAGAAACTCGCTTTCGGTTTCGAATACCAGTTCGTCGTGCACCTGCAGAATCATCCGCGCACGCCCGCCCTGCCCGGCCAGCCAGTCGTCCACCTTCACCATGGCCCGCTTGATGATGTCCGCGGCAGTGCCCTGCATCGGCGCGTTGATCGCGGCGCGCTCGGCCCCGGCCCGCAGGCCCTGGTTGCGGGCGTGAATGTCGTTCAGATACAGCCGGCGCCCTTCCAGAGTTTCCACATAGCCCTGGTCGCGGGCCTGCTGGCGCATGCGCTCCATGAAGTCACGCACGCCCGGATAGCGTCTGAAGTACAGCGCCACATAATCCTGGGCCTGGCCGCGGTCGATGCCGAGGTTCTTGGCCAGGCCGAACGCGCTCATGCCGTACATCAGGCCGAAGTTGATCGCCTTGGCGGCGCGGCGCTCGTTCGGGGTGACCTCGTCCAGCGCGCGGCTGAACACCTCGGCCGCGGTGGCCCGGTGCACGTCCACGCCCTGCTCGAAGGCCCGCACCAGGCCGGGGTCTTCAGACAGGTGGGCCATGATCCGCAGCTCGATCTGCGAATAGTCGCAGGCCAGCAGCTTGTGCCCCGGCGGGGCCACGAAGGCGCGGCGGATGCGACGGCCGTCGTCGGTGCGGATCGGGATGTTCTGCAGGTTCGGGTCGGACGAGGACAGCCGGCCGGTGGCCGCGCCGGCCTGGTGGTAGCTGGTATGGACCCGGCCGGTGACCGGATTGACCATCTCCGGCAACTTGTCGGTGTAGGTGCTGCGCAGCTTGGCCAGGCCCCGGTACTCCAGGATCACCCGCGGCAGCTCGTGCTGGTCGGCAATCGCCTCCAGCGCTTCTTCATTGGTGCTGGGCTGGCCCTTGGGGGTCTTCACCAGCGCCGGCAGCTTCAGCTCGTCGAACAGCACCGCCTGCAGCTGCTTGGGCGAGTCCAGGCTGAAGGTGTGCCCGGCCAGCTCGGTGGCCTTCTGCTGGGCAGCCAGCATGCGCGCGCCCAGGTCCTGGCTCTGCCGGCGCAGCTCGGCTGCGTCGATGTACACGCCGTTGGCCTCGATCCGGGCCAGCACCGGCACCAGCGGCATCTCGATGTTGCGGTACACGTTGTCCAGCGCCGGCACGGCCAGCAGCTGCGGGCCCAGCACGCGGTGCAGACGCAGGGTGATGTCGGCGTCTTCGGCGGCGTAGCGGGCGGCTTCGTCCAGCCCGACCTGCGAGAACGGAATCTGCTTGGCTCCCTTGCCGGCCACGTCCTCGAACTTGATTGTGTTGTAGCCGAGGTAGCGCATCGCCAGCGAGTCCATGTCGTGGCGGGTGGCGGTGGAGTTGAGCACGAAGCTCTCAAGCATGGTGTCGTCGTGGTACCCCTGCACGTTCACGCCGTGCCGGCGAAGCACATGCAGGTCGTACTTGCCGTGCTGGCCGAGCTTCTTCTTCGCCGGGTTCTCCAGCACCGGGCGGAGTGCGTCCAGCACCTGCTGCATGGGCAGCTGGGACGGCGCGCCGGGGTAGTTGTGGCCGACCGGAATATAGGCCGCCTTGCCCGGCTCCACGGCGACGCTGATGCCGACCAGGTTGGCCTGCATCGCGTCCAGGGCGTCAGTCTCGGTATCGAAGGCAATCAGCTCGGCGGCGTCCAGCCGGGCCACCCAGGCCTGCAGCTGTTCGGTGGTCAGCACGGTCTCGTACTCGCCCGGCGCGGCCAGTGACGGGTCCAACGCGGCCGGGGCGCTGTCATCGCTGCTGCGGGCAAAGCCGGCGGCGGTGCCGCGCAGGCTCACCGGGGCGTCGCTGGCAGCGGCCGGAGCCGGTGCGGCTCCGCCCAGCTCCTTCAGCGCCTGGGTAAAGCCATAGCGCAGGTACAGCTCGCTCAACACCGGCACATCCGGCTCGCGCAGGCCCAGCTGCTGCGGGCCGGCATCCAGCTCCACGTTGGTGCGGATGGTGACCAGCTCGCGATTGAGCGGCAGGCGCTCCAGCGCGGCGCGCAGGTTCTCGCCGATCTTGCCCTTCATGGTCGGCGCGGCAGCCATCACCCCATCCAGGGTCTGGTACTCGGCCAGCCACTTGGCGGCGGTCTTGGGCCCGCACTTCTCAACCCCGGGCACGTTGTCCACGGTGTCGCCCATCAGCGCCAGCAGGTCGACGATCTGGTCGGCGCGCACGCCGAACTTGTCCATCACTGTCGCATCCGAGTCCATCCGGCTGCCGGTCATGGTGTTGACCAGCTCGATGCCGGGACGGACCAGCTGGGCGAAGTCCTTGTCACCGGTGGAGATGGTCACCTGCAGGCCCTGCTGCTGGCCCTGCAGGGCCAGGGTGCCGATGACATCGTCGGCTTCCACGCCGGGCACGCGCAGGATGGTCAGGCCCAGCGCCTCGACGATGCGGCACATCGGCTCGACCTGCGGGCGCAGGTCGTCGGGCATCGGCGGGCGGTTGGCCTTGTAGTCGGCATACAGGTCGTCGCGGAAGGTCTTGCCGGGCGCATCGACCACGAACGCCACGTATTCAGGGCGTTCCTTCAGGGTGGCACGCAGCATGTTGACCACGCCGAACAGAGCGCCGGTGGGCTCACCGGCAGCATTGGACAGCGGCGGAAGCGCATGGAACGCGCGATACAGGTAACTGGACCCGTCAATCAGGACTAATCTGCTCATGCGACGATTCTACGCACCCGGCCGGTGACATTCGCGGCACCGGCGTCACAAGGCATGGGGCATAATCAGGACTCCCCGCCTCTGGAGCCTGTGCCGATGAAGATCCTGCTGCTGGCCGCCGTGCTTGCGCTGGCTGGATGTGCCTCCACCGGCGGTGCCGGAATGCCCCCGGTTGATGTCAGTGGCGCGGATGTCTCCAAGCGCAGCCTGGACAACGGTGACACCATCGAAGAGTACCGGGTCAGCGGCCAGCTGCGCATGGTCAAGGTCACCCCCGCGCGCGGCGCACCGTATTACATGTACGACGGCAATGGCGACGGCAAGCTGGACAGCAACCGCGACGGCGTATCGCCGGTGTACTGGAAGCTCTACAGCTGGTAAGGCGGCGCGCAGTACGTAATGACTACCTCTGAACGACGCAAGCCGCTTGACCCTGCCCTTCTGCGCGAAGGCCTGACCCCGGAACAGCTCAAGTCAGTGGAAACACTGGAGCATTTCGGCTGGTCGCTGCGCTTCGTGCGCCGGCCGCTGTTCCGCGACCCGATTCCGGTGCTGTATGACAGCACCGGCAGCAAGTACGTGGTGTTGAACGCCGACGGCACGCTGGACGAGTCGCAGACGTTGAAGATCCGACCGTAACGCGGTTACCGGATCACCAACACCGGAATCGTGCTGCGCGCCAGCACCTCGGCGGTCTGGCTGCCCAGCAGCACCCGGGTCACGCCGCGGCGGCCGTGCGAGGTCATCACGATCAGGTCGCTGCTGCGCTCGGTGGCGGTATCAATGATGCCGTCGGCCGCATACTTGTCGAGTACGTGCACGGTGTTGACGGCCAGCCCCTGCGCGGTGGCGGTCGCCTTGGCGGGGTCCAGGATCTCCTGCGCGCTCTTTTCACGGTCGGCCTTGTACTCCGGGCTGTTCATGTAGCCCACGCTCCAGCCCATGGCGTCGTACATGCCCACCGCCCACGGCTCGGATACGGTCACGATATCCACTTCGGCACCCAGGTCCTTGGCCAGTTCCAGGCCCTTGTCCAGGCCTTTGGCCGCCAGTTCCGAACCGTCGGTGGCAATAAGAATGCGCTTGTACATGGCGGGCTCCGTGCAATGAGGTGGGGACCACCATTGCACACCCGGTGTGCAGGGACCGCCTTGAGCCGGATCAATTGGCTGGCCCGGACCCTCAACGCCGGTGCAGGCCGCGTCGGTTTGTGACCGCCATCACCACCAGGGTGGTGGCGGCCGACGTGGCCCAGAACGACCAGCCCAGCGCCATCGGTGCGCCGGGCACGCAGCGCAGACCCACCAGGTCCACGCTGCCGCCGCTGCCCAGGCAGCTGGCCACGTGTTCGAACAGGGCCAGTACCGGTGCTGCCCAGCCCGCCGACAGCGTCAGCGCGACCAGCACAGCCAGCAGATACGGAATTCCCTTGTTCATATGCACGCTCCCAGCGGACAGCGTCCGACTCTGGGCGCGCGGCCAGGGGGGTTCAAGCGGGATGCGACGAAGCGGGGGTTTTAGGGGATGAGTTCAGGGAACCGCGTGCCGGGCGGTTTCCCGCCCGGCTACCCGTGGACCTCGACGCGCCAACCGGCGTCGGCCTGTTCCCATTCAAATTCCACCGGCAGGAATTTTTCGATCAAGCGGGCGTTGCTGGTCAGATGGTCGCTGATGACATGCGTGGTGAAGGCACCACCGCCGGCCAGCGCCATCGGCAGCAACAGCTGGTCGCTCAGGTGCTCGCCCACGCAGGCACCGCCGTCCAGGTACTGCTGCACCTCATCGGCCAGGCGTGCTCCGACCTGCTCGGCACTGATGCCGCGCTCGCCATGGCCGGTGAACACTTCCACCTGCGCGCCATGACGCACGCGCACCTGCGCCACATTGCCCGGGCCGATGGCCGGGCGCAGCGACTGCACGTGGCGCGGGTGCGCATCCACGCCCAGGCGGTCGGCCAGTACCTGCAGCTCGCGCAGGCCGATGCTGCCGGACAGGCCCGACATCAGCACGCCCGCCTCCACGCTCAACGGCATGCCACGGGTTTCCAGCGCGCACGGCTGCAGCGCAGCACAGGGCTTCACCTGCACCTCGAAGCGGCCACCGCCGGCCGGGTAGAACCCATGCTGCTGCAGCGCGAACGTGGTCTGCACGCCCATCTGCGCCAGCGCCGGCAGGTAGCTTTCGGCAATGAAGTCCGCGCTGGGGGCCAGCGGGTTGTGGGTGCCCCCTTCCAGTTGCAGCGTGGACGGCAGCGTCGCCTGCCACAACGCCGGCAGCACGGTCTGCAGCACAAGCGTCGCCGAACCGGCACTGCCGGTGGCGAAGTGGTAGTCGCCGCCACGCACTGTGCCGGGCTCGAAGCGCAGTCCGGTCGCCCCGAGCGCGGCACCGTGCACCTGTGCCTGGCCGACGCTGGCTGCCGCATTCACTGCGGTCAGATGCTGGCGCATCAGCCCCGGGCGACGACGGCGGCCGCGGATGTTGCTCATGCTGAAGCCAATGCCAGTGCACAGACTCAAGGTCAGCGCCGAGCGCAACAGCTGGCCGCCGCCCTCGGTGCCGTCCAGTTCAATCATCTCCATGTCGTTGTTCCTCCTGCCTGTTGCCGTGCGCGGCGCAGTTTACGCAGCGCACGTGTTGCTTCATCCCTTCACACACACCACCTGACGCAGCGTGTGCACGATTTCCACCAGGTCGCGCTGGGCCTCCATCACCGCTTCAATCGGCTTATAGGCGGCCGGCGACTCGTCCACCACCTCCGCGTCCTTGCGGCATTCCACGTGCGCGGTGGCCTTGGCGT is part of the Stenotrophomonas oahuensis genome and encodes:
- the rtcA gene encoding RNA 3'-terminal phosphate cyclase, yielding MEMIELDGTEGGGQLLRSALTLSLCTGIGFSMSNIRGRRRRPGLMRQHLTAVNAAASVGQAQVHGAALGATGLRFEPGTVRGGDYHFATGSAGSATLVLQTVLPALWQATLPSTLQLEGGTHNPLAPSADFIAESYLPALAQMGVQTTFALQQHGFYPAGGGRFEVQVKPCAALQPCALETRGMPLSVEAGVLMSGLSGSIGLRELQVLADRLGVDAHPRHVQSLRPAIGPGNVAQVRVRHGAQVEVFTGHGERGISAEQVGARLADEVQQYLDGGACVGEHLSDQLLLPMALAGGGAFTTHVISDHLTSNARLIEKFLPVEFEWEQADAGWRVEVHG
- a CDS encoding DUF2782 domain-containing protein, which translates into the protein MKILLLAAVLALAGCASTGGAGMPPVDVSGADVSKRSLDNGDTIEEYRVSGQLRMVKVTPARGAPYYMYDGNGDGKLDSNRDGVSPVYWKLYSW
- a CDS encoding DUF421 domain-containing protein is translated as MTDLFNLAMPWWEFILRAVVVYTVVLGMVRLSGKRALGQITPFDVLLIVLLGNAVQNALLGQDTSLGGGLLLAATLILLNYGVGWLTTRSRRIETLVEGEPVLIARDGQLLPSVLKRELVTQADLEAAMRQQGCLRIEDVALALLEINGHITIVPKSAGDAAKT
- the hemF gene encoding oxygen-dependent coproporphyrinogen oxidase is translated as MNEFERVRQYLTDLQDRICAAIEAADGQARFAEDLWQRAEGGGGRTRILRDGAVFEQAGIGFSDVCGTRLPPSASANRPELAGASWRATGVSLVFHPRNPYLPTTHANVRYFRAERDGVEVASWFGGGFDLTPFYPFDEDVQHWHQTAFDLCAPFGPERYPAHKRWCDEYFFLRHRNETRGVGGLFFDDLHGDFERDFAYLRAVGDGFLDAYLPIVERRKDAAFGEREREFQLYRRGRYVEFNLVYDRGTLFGLQSGGRSESILMSLPPRVRWEYGFTPEPGSAEAALADYLVPREWLGSAG
- a CDS encoding universal stress protein gives rise to the protein MYKRILIATDGSELAAKGLDKGLELAKDLGAEVDIVTVSEPWAVGMYDAMGWSVGYMNSPEYKADREKSAQEILDPAKATATAQGLAVNTVHVLDKYAADGIIDTATERSSDLIVMTSHGRRGVTRVLLGSQTAEVLARSTIPVLVIR
- the polA gene encoding DNA polymerase I — encoded protein: MSRLVLIDGSSYLYRAFHALPPLSNAAGEPTGALFGVVNMLRATLKERPEYVAFVVDAPGKTFRDDLYADYKANRPPMPDDLRPQVEPMCRIVEALGLTILRVPGVEADDVIGTLALQGQQQGLQVTISTGDKDFAQLVRPGIELVNTMTGSRMDSDATVMDKFGVRADQIVDLLALMGDTVDNVPGVEKCGPKTAAKWLAEYQTLDGVMAAAPTMKGKIGENLRAALERLPLNRELVTIRTNVELDAGPQQLGLREPDVPVLSELYLRYGFTQALKELGGAAPAPAAASDAPVSLRGTAAGFARSSDDSAPAALDPSLAAPGEYETVLTTEQLQAWVARLDAAELIAFDTETDALDAMQANLVGISVAVEPGKAAYIPVGHNYPGAPSQLPMQQVLDALRPVLENPAKKKLGQHGKYDLHVLRRHGVNVQGYHDDTMLESFVLNSTATRHDMDSLAMRYLGYNTIKFEDVAGKGAKQIPFSQVGLDEAARYAAEDADITLRLHRVLGPQLLAVPALDNVYRNIEMPLVPVLARIEANGVYIDAAELRRQSQDLGARMLAAQQKATELAGHTFSLDSPKQLQAVLFDELKLPALVKTPKGQPSTNEEALEAIADQHELPRVILEYRGLAKLRSTYTDKLPEMVNPVTGRVHTSYHQAGAATGRLSSSDPNLQNIPIRTDDGRRIRRAFVAPPGHKLLACDYSQIELRIMAHLSEDPGLVRAFEQGVDVHRATAAEVFSRALDEVTPNERRAAKAINFGLMYGMSAFGLAKNLGIDRGQAQDYVALYFRRYPGVRDFMERMRQQARDQGYVETLEGRRLYLNDIHARNQGLRAGAERAAINAPMQGTAADIIKRAMVKVDDWLAGQGGRARMILQVHDELVFETESEFLETLRSQVVELMSSAAQLRVPLVVDAGVGDNWDEAH